A region of Myxococcus stipitatus DSM 14675 DNA encodes the following proteins:
- a CDS encoding LysR family transcriptional regulator: MDLEELRAFVGVAETGSFLAAADSLAVSRTTLRRRVEALEARAGVPLLKSTRTGVVLTEAGEVLARRGRLMMQETRALVASLREVGQAPAGLLRVVLPVGLPPHLLSPLFGLLRSTYPLLRVHASFSDNPLAEPLENVDLAVHFGKDLPRGPWMSQVVLRVHERLWASADYLRQHGVPEAVESLRKHELFSWQGPGSDACLWPQLEGPAFQVEPTLISTDIHLIRVCCLAGQGIGLIPSVDLADPGEAEGALVPVLPDLVGRELPLRLSVPEALSELPKIRQVLAHIQQAIAPL; encoded by the coding sequence ATGGACCTGGAAGAACTGCGTGCCTTTGTCGGCGTCGCGGAGACAGGCTCGTTCCTGGCCGCGGCGGACAGCCTCGCGGTCTCTCGGACGACGCTGCGCCGCCGCGTGGAAGCGCTGGAGGCTCGCGCGGGCGTTCCCCTGCTCAAGAGCACTCGCACCGGCGTGGTGTTGACGGAGGCAGGCGAGGTCCTCGCCCGTCGCGGCCGGCTGATGATGCAGGAGACCCGAGCCCTGGTGGCCTCACTGCGCGAGGTCGGCCAGGCCCCCGCGGGACTGCTGCGCGTCGTCCTCCCCGTGGGCCTGCCGCCGCATCTCCTCTCCCCCCTGTTCGGCCTGCTGCGGAGCACCTACCCGCTCCTGCGCGTCCACGCATCCTTCAGCGACAACCCGCTCGCGGAGCCGCTCGAGAACGTGGACCTCGCGGTGCACTTCGGGAAGGACCTTCCCCGAGGCCCCTGGATGTCCCAGGTGGTGCTCCGAGTCCACGAGCGCCTCTGGGCCAGCGCGGACTACCTCCGCCAGCACGGCGTGCCCGAGGCCGTGGAGTCCCTGCGGAAGCACGAGCTCTTCTCCTGGCAAGGACCTGGAAGTGACGCGTGCCTGTGGCCCCAGCTCGAGGGTCCCGCGTTCCAGGTGGAGCCCACCCTCATCTCCACCGACATCCACCTCATCCGCGTGTGCTGCCTCGCGGGGCAAGGCATCGGGCTGATTCCCAGCGTGGACCTCGCGGACCCGGGCGAGGCCGAGGGGGCGCTGGTCCCCGTGCTCCCGGACCTCGTGGGGCGCGAGCTCCCCCTGCGCCTGAGCGTCCCCGAGGCCCTCAGCGAGCTTCCGAAAATCAGGCAGGTCCTCGCCCACATCCAGCAGGCCATCGCGCCGCTGTGA
- a CDS encoding YybH family protein — translation MKSFLLLLACLVAAPSLAQQRPPDTSAAKQQLQAVVEDFREAILQKDTQKFLGLFLREDVIWQSVQGEERLKKVREKNPQANKLTSGPKQNPRAFIEDIAAKPQRIEEKFINVRIDTDGNIASVSFEFTFHADERVINRGQESWHLVNTGTGWKIVSVIWSNN, via the coding sequence ATGAAGTCGTTCCTGCTGTTGCTCGCATGCCTCGTGGCTGCACCTTCCCTTGCACAGCAGCGCCCCCCGGATACCTCCGCCGCGAAACAACAACTCCAGGCCGTGGTGGAGGACTTCCGTGAGGCCATCCTCCAGAAGGACACCCAGAAGTTCCTCGGCTTGTTCCTGCGCGAGGACGTCATCTGGCAGTCCGTCCAGGGCGAGGAGCGCCTCAAGAAGGTCCGCGAGAAGAACCCCCAGGCGAACAAGCTCACCTCCGGCCCGAAGCAGAACCCCAGGGCCTTCATCGAGGACATCGCGGCGAAGCCCCAGCGCATCGAGGAGAAGTTCATCAACGTCCGCATCGACACGGACGGGAACATCGCCTCGGTCTCCTTCGAGTTCACCTTCCACGCGGATGAGCGCGTCATCAATCGTGGTCAGGAGAGCTGGCACCTCGTGAACACGGGCACTGGCTGGAAGATTGTCTCGGTCATCTGGTCCAACAACTGA
- a CDS encoding serine hydrolase domain-containing protein has translation MSFHSSLLGWVAVVCLGLGLDARAASQDSVAAKLDAHLRSIVDKEGFRGAVLVAKDGKVLHSAAYGLADEDGKRPNTPSSQFLIGSLTKSFTAVTVMQLVEDGTLDLNVPLSRYLPKLRADLGKRLTLHLLLKQRSGLPDHLDALIEHESEKDVSSGEILRLINKSQLSFKPGAKFEYSNLNYHLAALVLEAVTGKTFAQVLQEKTFTPLSMAGSGVERGTNVPPRRSFGYAKGLLGVSRDENNVSYALGSGDIYSTVEDLYAWDQALFGSGLVSAESQKRLFEGGSREEGYYGYGFRIQPYLRGPGVKERGVLVRHGGTMDGFMSNLHHYREDRVTVIVLGNVRPFPIRELTFELKEIALGLAPTARSRKEVDE, from the coding sequence ATGTCCTTTCATTCATCGCTCCTGGGATGGGTCGCCGTCGTCTGTCTGGGCCTCGGTCTCGACGCACGGGCCGCATCCCAAGACTCCGTCGCCGCGAAGCTCGATGCCCACCTGCGCTCCATTGTCGACAAGGAAGGCTTTCGCGGCGCCGTGCTCGTGGCCAAGGACGGCAAGGTCCTTCACTCCGCCGCCTATGGCCTGGCCGACGAGGACGGCAAGCGGCCCAACACGCCCTCCTCGCAGTTCCTCATCGGCTCGCTGACGAAGTCCTTCACCGCCGTGACGGTGATGCAGTTGGTGGAGGACGGCACGCTGGACCTGAACGTCCCGCTGTCCCGCTACCTCCCCAAGCTCCGCGCGGACCTCGGCAAGCGCCTCACGCTCCACCTGTTGCTCAAGCAGCGCTCCGGACTGCCTGACCATCTGGACGCGTTGATCGAACACGAGTCGGAGAAGGACGTCTCCTCGGGGGAGATCCTGCGGCTCATCAACAAGTCACAGCTCTCCTTCAAGCCAGGCGCGAAGTTCGAGTACTCCAACCTGAACTACCACCTCGCGGCGCTCGTCCTCGAGGCCGTCACGGGCAAGACCTTCGCGCAGGTGCTCCAGGAGAAGACCTTCACCCCGCTGTCGATGGCGGGCTCGGGCGTCGAGCGCGGCACGAACGTTCCGCCCCGTCGCTCCTTCGGCTACGCGAAGGGCCTGCTGGGGGTGTCGCGCGACGAGAACAACGTCTCCTATGCCCTCGGGTCCGGGGACATCTACTCGACCGTGGAGGACCTGTACGCCTGGGACCAGGCGCTCTTCGGCTCGGGGCTGGTCTCGGCGGAGAGCCAGAAGCGCCTCTTCGAGGGAGGAAGCCGCGAAGAGGGCTACTACGGCTACGGCTTCCGGATTCAGCCCTATCTTCGTGGACCGGGCGTCAAGGAGCGGGGTGTCCTGGTGCGACACGGCGGCACCATGGATGGCTTCATGTCCAACCTGCACCACTACAGGGAAGACCGGGTGACCGTGATTGTCCTTGGCAACGTGAGGCCGTTCCCCATCCGGGAGCTGACCTTCGAGCTCAAGGAGATTGCCCTCGGGCTGGCGCCCACCGCGCGCTCACGCAAGGAGGTGGATGAGTAG
- a CDS encoding GFA family protein, whose translation MTQHPQLRCACGQVRLEVEGKPIVNSECYCNSCRAAGARMATLPSARSVLGAHGGTHFVLYRKDRVRFLEGTELLKEFRLTPESTTRRIVATCCNTPVCLEFKGGHWLSLYAGLWPEGALPPLDLRTMTSDLPAGVVLPAGVPSGKRHQAAFFARLLGAWIMMGFRAPRLTFVHGEVHA comes from the coding sequence ATGACCCAGCACCCTCAGCTCCGCTGCGCCTGCGGCCAGGTCCGCCTCGAGGTGGAAGGAAAGCCCATCGTCAACAGCGAGTGTTATTGCAACAGCTGCCGCGCGGCGGGCGCAAGGATGGCGACGCTCCCGTCGGCCCGGTCGGTCCTGGGTGCCCATGGCGGGACGCACTTCGTGCTGTATCGCAAGGACCGCGTCCGCTTCCTGGAGGGCACGGAGCTCCTCAAGGAGTTCCGCCTCACGCCCGAGTCCACGACCCGGAGAATCGTCGCCACGTGCTGCAACACCCCCGTGTGCCTGGAGTTCAAGGGCGGCCACTGGCTCAGTCTCTATGCCGGACTCTGGCCCGAGGGAGCGCTGCCTCCTCTGGACCTCCGGACCATGACGAGCGACCTCCCCGCCGGCGTGGTGCTTCCGGCAGGTGTCCCGAGCGGCAAGCGGCACCAGGCCGCGTTCTTCGCCAGGCTGCTGGGCGCGTGGATCATGATGGGGTTCCGCGCACCGAGGCTCACCTTCGTCCACGGAGAGGTCCACGCCTGA
- a CDS encoding TetR/AcrR family transcriptional regulator yields the protein MPRPPKREPERGDARTRLLKAALDTIRLKGFAATSVDELCQVAAVTKGSFFHHFKSKDDLGVAAAEYWAETTTAFFAGAPYHASEDALERVLAYVAFRKSIITGELAEFTCLVGTMVQEVYATSPAIRDACAASIFGHAATLEADLRAAMKARRISGGWTAESLARHTQTVIQGAFVLAKAGNSPALARESMDHLDRYIRLLFGGPLQEKAQS from the coding sequence ATGCCCCGCCCGCCGAAACGAGAGCCCGAACGAGGCGATGCCAGGACGCGCCTGCTCAAGGCCGCTCTCGACACGATTCGCCTGAAGGGCTTCGCCGCGACCTCTGTCGACGAACTCTGCCAGGTCGCCGCGGTGACGAAGGGCTCCTTCTTCCATCACTTCAAGAGCAAGGACGACCTGGGGGTCGCCGCCGCGGAGTACTGGGCGGAGACGACGACCGCCTTCTTCGCGGGCGCGCCCTACCACGCCTCCGAGGATGCGCTGGAGCGCGTCCTCGCCTACGTGGCCTTCCGCAAGTCCATCATCACCGGGGAGCTGGCGGAGTTCACCTGCCTGGTGGGGACGATGGTGCAGGAGGTCTACGCGACGTCACCGGCCATCCGCGACGCCTGCGCCGCGAGCATCTTCGGCCATGCCGCGACGCTCGAGGCGGACCTCCGCGCCGCAATGAAGGCCCGGCGCATCTCCGGCGGATGGACGGCCGAGAGCCTCGCACGCCATACCCAGACAGTGATTCAAGGCGCCTTCGTGCTCGCCAAGGCGGGGAACTCTCCCGCGCTGGCGAGAGAGAGCATGGACCACCTGGACCGCTACATCCGCCTCCTCTTCGGTGGCCCCCTCCAGGAGAAAGCACAGTCATGA
- a CDS encoding GlxA family transcriptional regulator yields MGAAIRRVGFLGYEGVEALDLVGPMEAFAKVQTGGQRRYEVLMVGLHSGEFRSESGLVFKPHLRLEDARGLDTLLISGGAGLRRPAANAQVVRWLQSHAHTVRRVVSVCTGIYALAASGLLDGRRATTHWQFAQDVAARFPKVRLEPDALFIQDGTFYTSAGITAGIDLALALIEEDHGPRAALTVAREMVMYLKRPGGQAQYSEPLRFQEESGGRLGDLTSWMLVNLAGDLSVEALAQRACLSPRHFARQFRTAFGQTPAAYVEQLRMEEARRRLGEGDSGIEQVALAVGFQSADVFRRAFERRFGVAPSTYRRGFGAHEEQPRAPRRAPRRMAR; encoded by the coding sequence ATGGGCGCGGCGATTCGGCGGGTGGGCTTTCTCGGGTACGAGGGCGTGGAGGCGCTGGACCTCGTCGGCCCCATGGAGGCGTTCGCGAAGGTCCAGACAGGTGGGCAGCGCCGCTACGAGGTGCTGATGGTGGGGCTGCACTCGGGTGAGTTCCGCTCCGAGTCGGGGCTCGTCTTCAAGCCCCACCTTCGACTGGAGGACGCCCGGGGGTTGGACACGCTGCTCATCTCCGGAGGCGCGGGCCTGCGAAGGCCGGCTGCGAACGCCCAGGTGGTCCGCTGGCTCCAGTCCCATGCGCACACGGTGCGGCGTGTCGTCTCGGTGTGCACGGGCATCTATGCCCTCGCGGCGTCGGGGCTCCTCGATGGCCGGCGCGCGACCACTCACTGGCAGTTCGCGCAGGACGTCGCGGCGCGGTTTCCGAAAGTCCGCCTCGAGCCGGATGCGCTGTTCATCCAGGACGGCACCTTCTACACGTCCGCGGGAATCACAGCGGGCATCGACCTGGCGCTCGCGCTCATCGAAGAGGACCACGGCCCGCGTGCGGCGCTCACGGTCGCGCGCGAGATGGTGATGTACCTCAAGCGCCCGGGAGGACAGGCCCAGTACTCCGAGCCCCTCCGCTTCCAGGAGGAGAGCGGTGGGCGCCTGGGAGACCTGACCAGTTGGATGCTGGTCAACCTCGCGGGAGACCTCTCCGTCGAGGCGCTGGCTCAGCGCGCGTGCCTCAGCCCTCGGCACTTCGCGCGACAGTTCCGGACCGCGTTCGGGCAGACACCGGCCGCGTATGTGGAACAGCTCCGGATGGAGGAGGCGCGTCGCAGGCTCGGCGAGGGCGACAGCGGCATCGAGCAGGTGGCGCTCGCCGTGGGGTTCCAGAGCGCGGACGTCTTCCGCAGGGCCTTCGAGCGCCGCTTCGGTGTGGCCCCCAGCACGTACCGGAGGGGCTTCGGCGCACACGAGGAGCAGCCGCGAGCCCCCCGCCGCGCCCCGAGACGCATGGCTCGCTGA
- a CDS encoding ABC transporter permease — protein MVETLWQDLRYGARILVRSPGFTVAILLTLALGIGANTAIFSVIHGVLLRPLPYADGERLIHLEQPVARVELENAGFSPPELEDYRARLTRIQGLVEYHSMPFNIVGHGEPRRVQTAVVSSGFFDTLGVRPLLGRTFLPEEEKPGAAPVLILSHAYWRGAYGADPDIVGKTFTMNGRTHTVIGVLPPVPQYPAENDVYMPVSACPFRSAEDWTHTRTSRGLTVLGRLAPGVSMEEARAELALVASSLHQAHPQDYPATEGFSATASRLQDRLVARARPTLLLLFATAVFLLLVVCANVANLTLARLARREHELAVRAAVGAGRGRLVRQLLTEHLLLSMLGGLLGLGVAALGMGLLVSFVARYTSRAVEVSVGVPMLLINLGLSLGTGLVLSLLPALPSRTVFGSGRGQGAARVSPRLRGFFIVAQVALSCVLLVGAGLMLRSMARLHRVDPGFDPENVLTARVDLGWDRYREDEKVRAFAEQLVPRLEGLPGVSAVGLANDLPLGGKSPWTSTLKVEGQEVLPGQVRPKTDLRSATVGYFRALGVPLVKGRLFEPGDGPGTAPVVVVNQAFVRAYLAREEPVGRRISFDDGKSWATVVGVVGDVRERGLGEEPPREVYLPFALQPLRDVRMLVRTEGVPMALASHVRERVHELDSEQPVTDVRPLSSLRQESLAAPRLVTLLLGFVAVLALVLTCTGLSGVVAFSVSQRVRELGIRLALGAEPSSVLALVLREGMVLVLAGLAMGTVGAFGLSTLMKGWLFGVEPADPVTLVGVVLLLGGTGAVACLIPALRASRVDPAIALRST, from the coding sequence ATGGTCGAGACTCTCTGGCAGGACCTCCGCTACGGCGCGCGCATCCTCGTCCGCAGCCCGGGCTTCACGGTGGCCATCCTGTTGACGCTGGCGCTCGGCATCGGCGCGAACACCGCCATCTTCAGCGTCATCCATGGGGTGTTGCTGCGGCCGCTTCCCTATGCGGACGGTGAGCGGCTGATACATCTGGAGCAGCCCGTGGCGCGGGTGGAGCTGGAGAACGCGGGCTTCTCTCCGCCCGAGCTCGAGGACTACCGGGCGCGGCTCACGCGCATCCAGGGGCTGGTCGAGTACCACTCCATGCCCTTCAACATCGTGGGGCATGGCGAGCCGCGGCGCGTCCAGACGGCCGTGGTGTCCTCCGGCTTCTTCGACACGCTGGGGGTCCGCCCGCTGCTCGGACGCACGTTCCTCCCCGAGGAGGAGAAGCCCGGCGCCGCGCCGGTGTTGATTCTCAGCCATGCGTACTGGCGGGGCGCGTATGGCGCGGACCCCGACATCGTCGGGAAGACCTTCACGATGAACGGGCGCACGCACACCGTCATCGGCGTGCTGCCCCCCGTGCCTCAGTATCCGGCGGAGAACGACGTCTACATGCCCGTCTCCGCCTGTCCGTTCCGCTCGGCGGAGGACTGGACGCACACCCGCACCAGCCGAGGGCTCACCGTCCTCGGCCGGCTTGCTCCCGGCGTGTCGATGGAGGAGGCCCGCGCCGAACTGGCGCTGGTGGCCTCCAGCCTCCATCAGGCCCACCCCCAGGACTACCCCGCCACCGAGGGGTTCTCCGCCACCGCGTCGCGCCTCCAGGACAGGCTCGTGGCGCGGGCCCGCCCGACGCTGCTGCTCCTGTTCGCCACGGCCGTCTTCCTGTTGCTCGTCGTGTGCGCCAACGTCGCCAACCTCACCCTGGCGCGGCTGGCGCGTCGTGAGCACGAGCTCGCGGTCCGGGCCGCGGTGGGCGCGGGGCGCGGGCGACTGGTGAGGCAGTTGCTGACGGAGCACCTGCTGCTCTCGATGCTGGGAGGGCTGCTGGGGCTCGGGGTCGCGGCCCTGGGGATGGGGCTGCTCGTCTCCTTCGTGGCCCGCTACACGTCGCGCGCGGTGGAGGTGAGCGTGGGAGTCCCCATGCTCCTCATCAACCTGGGCCTGTCGCTCGGCACGGGGCTGGTGCTCTCGCTGCTGCCCGCGCTTCCGTCGCGCACGGTGTTCGGCTCGGGGCGCGGGCAGGGAGCGGCACGGGTGAGTCCGCGGCTGCGGGGCTTCTTCATCGTCGCGCAGGTGGCGCTCTCGTGTGTGCTGCTGGTGGGCGCGGGGCTGATGTTGCGCAGCATGGCGCGGCTCCACCGCGTGGACCCGGGGTTCGACCCGGAGAACGTGCTCACCGCGCGCGTGGACCTCGGGTGGGACCGGTATCGCGAGGACGAGAAGGTCCGTGCATTCGCCGAGCAGCTGGTGCCTCGGCTGGAGGGACTGCCGGGGGTGTCCGCGGTCGGGCTCGCCAATGACCTGCCCCTCGGGGGCAAGAGTCCGTGGACGAGCACGCTCAAGGTCGAAGGCCAGGAGGTCCTCCCCGGCCAGGTGCGCCCCAAGACGGACCTGCGCAGCGCGACGGTGGGCTACTTCCGTGCGCTCGGCGTGCCCCTGGTGAAGGGCCGTCTCTTCGAGCCCGGGGACGGTCCGGGGACGGCGCCCGTGGTGGTGGTGAACCAGGCCTTCGTGCGTGCGTACCTCGCTCGCGAGGAGCCCGTGGGGCGGCGCATCTCGTTCGATGATGGGAAGAGCTGGGCGACGGTGGTGGGCGTGGTGGGGGACGTGCGCGAGCGCGGGCTCGGAGAGGAGCCACCGCGCGAGGTGTATCTCCCCTTCGCGTTGCAGCCCCTCCGCGACGTCCGGATGCTCGTGCGCACCGAGGGCGTCCCGATGGCGCTCGCGTCCCACGTGCGAGAGCGGGTGCATGAGCTGGACTCCGAGCAGCCCGTCACGGACGTGCGGCCCCTGTCGAGCCTGCGCCAGGAGTCACTCGCCGCGCCTCGGCTGGTGACGCTCCTGCTCGGCTTCGTCGCGGTGCTCGCGCTGGTGCTGACGTGCACGGGCCTGTCGGGCGTGGTGGCCTTCTCCGTGAGCCAGCGGGTGCGGGAGCTGGGCATCCGGCTGGCGCTCGGCGCCGAGCCTTCGAGTGTGCTCGCGCTGGTGCTGCGCGAGGGCATGGTCCTGGTGCTCGCCGGGCTCGCGATGGGGACGGTGGGGGCGTTCGGGCTGTCGACGCTGATGAAGGGGTGGCTGTTCGGCGTGGAGCCCGCGGACCCGGTGACCCTCGTGGGGGTGGTGCTGCTGCTCGGCGGCACGGGCGCGGTGGCGTGCCTGATACCCGCGCTGCGAGCCTCTCGGGTGGACCCGGCCATCGCGCTGCGGAGCACCTGA
- a CDS encoding YciI family protein, with translation MAYMLLVMEDGKRKRSRTPEEGRREMERMGGFVEDLKARGIWKGSDSLRSITEGVRVQVRGGQSTFVDGPFAESKEIVGGYVAFDCATREEALAIARQCPAAEWSTVELREIGVCYED, from the coding sequence ATGGCGTACATGCTGTTGGTCATGGAGGATGGGAAGCGGAAGCGGAGCCGGACGCCGGAGGAAGGGCGTCGTGAGATGGAGCGGATGGGGGGCTTCGTGGAGGACCTCAAGGCCCGTGGAATCTGGAAGGGGAGCGACTCGCTCCGGTCCATCACCGAAGGAGTGCGAGTCCAGGTCCGAGGCGGCCAGAGCACCTTCGTCGATGGCCCGTTCGCCGAGTCCAAGGAGATTGTCGGCGGCTACGTGGCCTTCGACTGCGCGACCCGGGAAGAGGCGCTCGCGATTGCACGCCAGTGTCCCGCGGCCGAGTGGTCGACGGTCGAGCTGCGTGAAATCGGCGTCTGCTACGAGGACTGA
- a CDS encoding DapH/DapD/GlmU-related protein produces the protein MPLKPLMRIHDPESLARGEREFSAEFRAMSQRVLRATELTSRLNVLPFEDEAGKAALFEQLFGQPLPKRVTIYPPFYTDHGLRLELAERVFINQGCTFLDYAGIRLGAGVMVGPKATFITMSHPVDPGERRLYLTGAPIEVEENVWIGAGATLLPGVRIGRDAVIAAGAVVADDVPAASLVAGPKAAVLRQW, from the coding sequence ATGCCCCTGAAGCCGCTCATGCGCATCCACGACCCGGAGTCCCTCGCGCGCGGAGAGCGGGAGTTCAGCGCCGAGTTCCGGGCCATGAGCCAGCGGGTGCTGCGCGCCACCGAGCTGACGTCGCGCCTCAACGTCCTGCCCTTCGAGGATGAGGCGGGGAAGGCGGCGCTGTTCGAGCAGCTCTTCGGCCAGCCCCTCCCGAAGCGGGTGACAATCTATCCCCCCTTCTACACGGACCACGGCCTCCGGCTGGAGCTCGCCGAGCGGGTGTTCATCAATCAGGGCTGCACGTTCCTCGACTACGCCGGCATCCGGCTGGGCGCGGGGGTGATGGTGGGCCCGAAGGCCACGTTCATCACGATGAGCCACCCCGTCGACCCGGGCGAGCGGCGCCTGTACCTCACGGGCGCCCCCATCGAGGTGGAGGAGAACGTGTGGATTGGCGCGGGTGCGACCCTCCTCCCGGGAGTCCGCATCGGCCGCGACGCGGTCATCGCGGCCGGAGCGGTCGTCGCCGACGACGTGCCGGCGGCAAGCCTGGTGGCGGGGCCCAAGGCCGCCGTGCTCCGCCAGTGGTGA
- a CDS encoding condensation domain-containing protein, whose translation MHQVPLTHAGFNAGHVHEWRLGPPRNTLAVAPLSDKPASYNQEKHFSAAVMARQEHAAENYWIGLSFRIPGPLDLEALEAALLLFVKRHEVLRCGFEQLIAGDLRCDVMTPTEVRLVHTDVGPLATSEAVTAHVRTTFNRDIDTLSWPLFVLGVVAEETQATVYMGFDHILCDGLSLVIAVEEVERDYAALAAGQRPVLEVAGSYLDFGDEQRRRYSLLTATSPDLEYWRNFIAGAGDLFPRVPLDLGIESGRMYPALNHTVRLLDDTAALTFERICRERGTKLFLGLLAVVGMALRDISGSQTYRGFLPISERQDPRWRQSFGWFVNTLAITFPIADHMGFPEVVEGVQSGFKELIRNVDVPFVKVWELLAPQHFHLRSWPYPVNFFSFLDYRKMPGAAQFDTWQPKTIPESSHSNTGNMWFLRNSEGLFLHSIFCDVPQSVDAMTRYRAAISSILDGLILGAARTGTAPQENGQRAAPL comes from the coding sequence ATGCACCAGGTCCCCCTCACCCATGCGGGATTCAACGCCGGACATGTTCACGAATGGCGACTCGGCCCGCCGAGGAACACCCTCGCTGTCGCGCCCCTCAGCGACAAGCCCGCGTCCTACAACCAGGAGAAGCACTTCTCGGCGGCGGTGATGGCGCGGCAGGAGCATGCCGCCGAGAACTATTGGATTGGCCTGTCCTTCAGGATTCCCGGTCCGCTCGACCTGGAGGCCCTGGAGGCCGCGCTCCTCCTGTTCGTCAAGCGGCACGAGGTGCTGCGCTGTGGGTTCGAGCAGCTCATCGCCGGGGACCTGCGCTGCGACGTGATGACGCCGACGGAGGTCCGCCTCGTGCACACCGACGTGGGCCCGCTCGCGACGAGCGAGGCCGTCACCGCGCACGTGCGGACGACGTTCAACCGGGACATCGACACGCTGTCCTGGCCCCTGTTCGTGCTGGGCGTGGTGGCCGAGGAGACCCAGGCCACGGTCTACATGGGGTTCGACCACATCCTGTGTGACGGGCTCTCGCTGGTGATTGCCGTCGAGGAGGTGGAGCGGGACTACGCCGCCCTCGCGGCGGGCCAGCGGCCGGTGCTCGAGGTGGCCGGAAGCTATCTCGACTTCGGCGACGAGCAGCGCCGCCGGTATTCCTTGCTCACCGCGACGAGTCCCGACCTGGAGTACTGGCGGAACTTCATCGCGGGCGCGGGCGACCTGTTCCCGCGCGTCCCGCTCGACCTGGGCATCGAATCCGGCCGGATGTATCCCGCGCTGAACCACACCGTGCGGCTGCTCGACGACACGGCGGCCCTCACCTTCGAGCGCATCTGCCGGGAGCGCGGCACCAAGCTGTTCCTGGGCCTGCTCGCGGTCGTCGGCATGGCGCTCCGAGACATCTCCGGCAGCCAGACGTATCGCGGGTTCCTTCCCATCAGCGAGCGGCAGGACCCTCGGTGGCGGCAGTCCTTCGGATGGTTCGTCAACACGCTGGCCATCACCTTCCCCATCGCCGACCACATGGGGTTCCCCGAGGTCGTCGAGGGCGTGCAGTCGGGCTTCAAGGAGCTCATCCGCAACGTCGACGTGCCCTTCGTGAAGGTCTGGGAGCTGCTGGCGCCGCAGCACTTCCACCTGCGCAGCTGGCCGTACCCGGTCAACTTCTTCTCGTTCCTCGACTACCGGAAGATGCCCGGCGCCGCCCAGTTCGACACGTGGCAGCCGAAGACCATCCCGGAGTCCTCGCACTCCAACACGGGCAACATGTGGTTCCTCCGCAACTCGGAGGGGCTCTTCCTGCACTCCATCTTCTGCGACGTGCCCCAGAGCGTGGACGCCATGACGCGGTATCGCGCCGCCATCTCCTCCATCCTCGATGGCCTCATCCTGGGCGCGGCTCGCACGGGCACGGCCCCCCAGGAGAACGGCCAGCGGGCGGCGCCCCTCTAG